One window of Manihot esculenta cultivar AM560-2 chromosome 17, M.esculenta_v8, whole genome shotgun sequence genomic DNA carries:
- the LOC110604710 gene encoding flavanone 3-dioxygenase 3 has protein sequence MEGKGVCSQTWFTSAMSLTKSGASNVPDSYILPSSARPNATLNPSTTLPIVDLSMLHHPSLRPRVVNEIRSACKEIGFFQVINHGIPLHVMKDALDAVMGFFDLPLEEKMLLMSGNVHAPVRYGTSLNHSRDKVHFWRDFIKHYSHPISEWIHLWPANPPSYREKMAKYATAVQNLQKQLMRVVLESLGLNPNYLQNEIEEGSQVMTMNCYPACPEPQLTLGMPPHSDYGSLTILLQSCTGLQIMDQNKNWIPVPVTEGALLVQLGDQVEVMSNGQYKSVVHQATVSPQRKRFSIASLHSLALNKKVGPAPELVDEQHPTSYKEFSFSDFLDYISNNDILDGRFIDTLKKNP, from the exons ATGGAAGGAAAGGGAGTGTGTTCACAAACTTGGTTTACTAGTGCAATGAGTCTTACCAAGTCAGGGGCATCTAACGTGCCCGATTCTTACATTCTTCCTTCATCAGCAAGGCCAAATGCTACTCTGAACCCCTCCACCACCCTTCCAATTGTTGACCTTTCCATGCTGCACCATCCTTCTCTTAGGCCTCGTGTTGTAAATGAGATACGAAGTGCCTGTAAGGAAATTGGGTTCTTTCAG GTGATAAACCATGGAATCCCTCTTCATGTGATGAAAGATGCTCTAGATGCTGTGATGGGCTTCTTCGACCTGCCTCTTGAAGAGAAGATGCTTCTGATGTCAGGCAATGTCCATGCCCCTGTAAGGTATGGCACCAGTTTAAATCATTCGAGGGATAAAGTTCATTTTTGGAGAGACTTCATCAAGCATTACTCTCATCCCATCTCAGAGTGGATTCACCTATGGCCTGCAAATCCTCCAAGTTACAG GGAGAAAATGGCTAAGTATGCAACAGCTGTGCAGAATTTACAAAAACAACTAATGAGAGTTGTTTTAGAAAGCTTGGGACTGAACCCTAATTACTTACAAAATGAAATTGAAGAAGGATCACAAGTGATGACCATGAACTGCTATCCAGCATGTCCTGAACCACAGCTCACATTAGGCATGCCACCGCACTCAGACTATGGGTCATTGACGATCTTACTTCAGAGCTGCACAGGTCTACAGATCATGGACCAGAATAAGAATTGGATCCCAGTTCCAGTGACTGAAGGAGCACTACTGGTTCAGTTGGGAGATCAGGTAGAAGTAATGAGCAACGGCCAATATAAGAGTGTTGTTCACCAAGCAACtgttagccctcagaggaagcgTTTTTCGATAGCAAGTCTTCACAGTCTAGCCTTAAACAAGAAAGTTGGGCCAGCACCAGAGCTTGTCGATGAGCAACACCCGACATCCTACAAAGAGTTCAGTTTCAGCGATTTTCTTGATTATATTTCAAATAATGATATATTAGATGGAAGGTTTATTGATACACTGAAGAAGAATCCATGA